A single genomic interval of Nocardioides palaemonis harbors:
- a CDS encoding DUF6167 family protein, which produces MGRPLWFVAGAGVGVYAAARARRVAESLTADGLRDRVRGWQVGARLFAEEVRQGHDERETELREQLGLRPHGLHELEPGFEAPPRDAHRARTSTTDEMKDPH; this is translated from the coding sequence ATGGGACGCCCTCTCTGGTTCGTCGCCGGGGCGGGGGTCGGGGTCTACGCCGCTGCCCGCGCCCGTCGCGTCGCGGAGTCCCTGACCGCCGACGGCCTGCGCGACCGCGTCCGCGGCTGGCAGGTCGGCGCCCGCCTGTTCGCCGAGGAGGTCCGCCAGGGCCACGACGAGCGTGAAACGGAGCTGCGGGAGCAGCTCGGGCTCCGACCTCATGGACTGCACGAGCTGGAACCTGGTTTCGAGGCTCCCCCCAGGGATGCACACCGCGCTCGCACCTCAACCACCGACGAGATGAAGGACCCCCACTGA
- the alaS gene encoding alanine--tRNA ligase: protein MDTAEIRRRFLAHFEAAGHAVVPSASLLADDPNLLFVPAGMVPFKPYFLGQETPPYDRATSIQKCVRTPDIEDVGKTTRHGTFFEMCGNFSFGDYFKEGAIELAWTLITKSVDDGGYGLDPDRLYPSVLVGDEEAIGLWMKVTGLPRERIVQLGPKENYWSMGVPGPGGPCSEILYDRGPEWGPDFDPATLGPDMPVELEDRLLEFWNLVFMQDELSAVRSKSDFDISGSLPKKNIDTGMGLDRVAFLLQGKNNMYEIDVMYPVIEKAEELTGKKYGADPADDVRFRVVADHVRSSMMLIGDGVTPGNDGRGYVLRRLLRRAVRSMRLLGCEDRVLPELMPVSRDKMGETYDNLLSDWPRISQVAFAEEDAFRKTLQAGTQIFDTAADEVKQTGGTTLSGERAFALHDTYGFPIDLTLEMAAEAGLQVDEAGFRGLMAEQRERAKADARAKKGAHGDTAVYRGIFDEHGPTEWLAYETLETESRPLALLSGGSAVQRLGEGEVGELVLDRTPFYAESGGQVADAGRIVFDGGVLEVVDVQRPIKGLVVHQVRVLEGELDAGREVHARVDPEWRTGARQAHSGTHVVHAALREVLGPTALQSGSYNRPGYLRLDFGWTQALTPEQVRDVELVSQQALRADLPVAWDYMTLEQAKEWGAIALFGETYDNTKVRVVEIGGPWSRELCGGTHVDHSSQIGTVVVTGETSVGSGNRRIEALTGVEGFGYLARERDVVAQLTGLLKTQPDDLVSRVQGLTERLKSVEKELEKARLAQLLGASADLAAGATQVGPVRLVAHRADGASGGDVRNLAMDVRGRLPQGEPGVVVIVGQADGKVSVVAATNDEARARGLSAGELVRAVGPLLGGKGGGKDDVAQGGGTDASRIDEALALVATEVGARAAQG from the coding sequence ATGGACACCGCCGAGATCCGCCGCCGCTTCCTCGCGCACTTCGAGGCCGCCGGTCACGCCGTGGTGCCGTCCGCCTCGCTGCTCGCCGACGACCCGAACCTGCTGTTCGTCCCGGCCGGCATGGTGCCGTTCAAGCCCTACTTCCTCGGCCAGGAGACGCCGCCCTACGACCGCGCCACCAGCATCCAGAAGTGCGTGCGCACCCCCGACATCGAGGACGTCGGCAAGACCACCCGCCACGGCACGTTCTTCGAGATGTGCGGCAACTTCTCCTTCGGCGACTACTTCAAGGAGGGCGCCATCGAGCTGGCGTGGACCCTCATCACGAAGTCGGTCGACGACGGCGGCTACGGCCTCGACCCCGACCGGCTCTACCCCTCGGTGCTGGTGGGCGACGAGGAGGCGATCGGCCTCTGGATGAAGGTCACCGGGCTGCCCCGCGAGCGGATCGTCCAGCTCGGCCCCAAGGAGAACTACTGGTCGATGGGCGTGCCGGGCCCGGGCGGCCCGTGCTCGGAGATCCTCTACGACCGCGGTCCCGAGTGGGGCCCGGACTTCGACCCGGCCACCCTCGGGCCCGACATGCCGGTCGAGCTCGAGGACCGGCTGCTGGAGTTCTGGAACCTCGTCTTCATGCAGGACGAGCTCAGCGCGGTCCGCTCGAAGTCCGACTTCGACATCTCCGGCTCGCTGCCGAAGAAGAACATCGACACCGGCATGGGCCTCGACCGCGTCGCGTTCCTGCTCCAGGGCAAGAACAACATGTACGAGATCGACGTGATGTACCCCGTCATCGAGAAGGCCGAGGAGCTCACCGGCAAGAAGTACGGTGCCGACCCGGCCGACGACGTCCGCTTCCGCGTCGTGGCCGACCACGTCCGCTCCTCGATGATGCTCATCGGCGACGGCGTCACGCCGGGCAACGACGGGCGCGGCTACGTCCTGCGCCGGCTGCTGCGCCGCGCCGTCCGGTCGATGCGGCTGCTCGGCTGCGAGGACCGGGTGCTGCCCGAGCTGATGCCGGTCTCGCGCGACAAGATGGGCGAGACCTACGACAACCTCTTGTCCGACTGGCCGCGCATCTCGCAGGTCGCGTTCGCCGAGGAGGACGCGTTCCGCAAGACCCTGCAGGCGGGCACCCAGATCTTCGACACCGCCGCCGACGAGGTGAAGCAGACCGGCGGGACCACGCTGTCGGGCGAGCGCGCCTTCGCGCTCCACGACACCTACGGCTTCCCGATCGACCTCACCCTGGAGATGGCCGCCGAGGCAGGCCTCCAGGTGGACGAGGCGGGCTTCCGCGGCCTGATGGCCGAGCAGCGCGAGCGCGCCAAGGCCGACGCCCGCGCCAAGAAGGGCGCGCACGGCGACACCGCGGTCTACCGCGGGATCTTCGACGAGCACGGCCCCACCGAGTGGCTGGCCTACGAGACGCTCGAGACCGAGTCCCGCCCCCTGGCGCTGCTCAGCGGGGGGAGCGCGGTCCAGCGCCTCGGTGAGGGCGAGGTCGGCGAGCTGGTGCTCGACCGCACCCCGTTCTACGCCGAGTCGGGTGGCCAGGTCGCCGACGCGGGCCGGATCGTCTTCGACGGCGGGGTGCTCGAGGTCGTCGACGTCCAGCGCCCGATCAAGGGCCTGGTGGTGCACCAGGTCCGGGTGCTCGAGGGTGAGCTCGACGCGGGCCGCGAGGTGCACGCGCGGGTCGACCCCGAGTGGCGCACCGGCGCCCGCCAGGCCCACTCCGGCACCCACGTGGTGCACGCCGCGCTGCGTGAGGTGCTCGGCCCGACCGCCCTGCAGTCCGGCTCCTACAACCGGCCCGGCTACCTCCGCCTCGACTTCGGCTGGACGCAGGCGCTCACGCCCGAGCAGGTGCGCGACGTCGAGCTGGTCAGCCAGCAGGCGCTGCGCGCCGACCTCCCGGTCGCGTGGGACTACATGACGCTGGAGCAGGCCAAGGAGTGGGGCGCGATCGCGCTCTTCGGCGAGACCTACGACAACACTAAGGTGCGGGTCGTCGAGATCGGCGGACCCTGGTCCCGCGAGCTCTGTGGTGGCACGCACGTCGACCACTCCTCGCAGATCGGCACGGTCGTCGTCACCGGCGAGACGAGCGTCGGCTCCGGCAACCGCCGCATCGAGGCGCTCACGGGCGTCGAGGGCTTCGGCTACCTCGCCCGTGAGCGCGACGTCGTCGCCCAGCTCACCGGCCTGCTCAAGACCCAGCCCGACGACCTCGTGTCGCGCGTGCAGGGCCTCACCGAGCGCCTGAAGTCGGTGGAGAAGGAGCTGGAGAAGGCGCGCCTCGCGCAGCTGCTCGGCGCCAGCGCCGACCTGGCGGCCGGTGCCACGCAGGTCGGTCCGGTGCGCCTGGTCGCCCACCGTGCCGACGGCGCGTCCGGCGGCGACGTCCGCAACCTCGCGATGGACGTGCGCGGCCGGCTGCCCCAGGGCGAGCCCGGGGTCGTGGTGATCGTGGGGCAGGCCGACGGCAAGGTGTCCGTGGTGGCCGCCACCAACGACGAGGCGCGGGCGCGCGGCCTGTCCGCCGGCGAGCTGGTCCGCGCGGTCGGGCCGCTGCTCGGCGGCAAGGGCGGCGGCAAGGACGACGTCGCCCAGGGCGGCGGCACCGACGCGTCCCGGATCGACGAGGCCCTGGCGCTGGTCGCCACCGAGGTCGGCGCCCGCGCCGCGCAGGGCTGA
- the ruvX gene encoding Holliday junction resolvase RuvX, with the protein MRFGVRLGIDPGDSRIGVARSDPSGFLATPVETVRRGSGDVRRLAALVVEHEAVEVVVGLPRSLSGTEGPAAAKVRDFAATVARRVAPVPVRLCDERLTTVSAESILREQGRRGAKRRAVVDQAAAVLILQTALDTERSSGQAPGEIVEVNDE; encoded by the coding sequence GTGCGGTTCGGCGTACGGCTGGGCATCGACCCGGGGGACTCCCGGATCGGTGTCGCCCGCAGCGACCCCTCGGGCTTCCTCGCCACTCCCGTGGAGACGGTGCGGCGGGGGTCCGGCGACGTGCGTCGGCTCGCTGCCCTCGTCGTCGAGCACGAGGCGGTGGAGGTCGTGGTCGGGCTGCCGCGGTCGCTCAGCGGCACCGAGGGCCCGGCGGCCGCCAAGGTCCGCGACTTCGCCGCCACGGTGGCGCGCCGAGTTGCACCCGTCCCTGTCAGGCTGTGTGATGAACGACTGACCACGGTCTCGGCCGAGTCGATCCTGCGCGAGCAGGGCCGGCGTGGGGCGAAACGGCGTGCCGTGGTCGACCAGGCAGCTGCCGTGCTGATCCTGCAGACTGCCCTCGACACGGAGCGGTCGAGCGGACAGGCCCCCGGAGAGATCGTCGAGGTGAACGATGAGTGA
- the mltG gene encoding endolytic transglycosylase MltG: MSEHQAPVEDDRDDEPYEYVPGGKRRKRRGGKGCLAVLVAMAVLVGGFYVGLTKGVEWVSDQFQGPDDFAGPGTGSVQFDVNEGDSVAQIGRNLKAEGVTKSVQAFIDAAAGEPDSSGIQVGAYELKKEMKASDALEVLIDPANLIGFPTVTIPEGLRLTEIVSTLAEGTDFSEAAFDRALQKPDKIGLPDYADGNAEGYLFPATYEIKPGMKPLAILKMMVARWQQAADEAGLEEKAAELGHTPGELMIIASLIQAEGRGSDMPKISRVIYNRLDGPGDKGGTNGTLGIDAAIAYGLGLSPGSTELTPEQLAEDTPYNTRINAGLPPTPIEAPGDEAIAAAANPEEGGWYYYVTVDLSTGETKFYETYDGFLEGRDEYKAYCETSDRC; this comes from the coding sequence ATGAGTGAGCACCAGGCCCCCGTCGAGGACGACCGCGACGACGAGCCCTACGAGTACGTCCCCGGCGGCAAGCGGCGCAAGCGCCGCGGCGGCAAGGGCTGCCTGGCCGTCCTGGTCGCGATGGCGGTGCTCGTGGGCGGCTTCTACGTCGGGCTCACCAAGGGCGTGGAGTGGGTCTCCGACCAGTTCCAGGGCCCGGACGACTTCGCCGGACCCGGCACCGGCTCCGTGCAGTTCGACGTCAACGAGGGCGACTCCGTCGCGCAGATCGGGCGCAACCTCAAGGCCGAGGGAGTGACCAAGTCGGTCCAGGCGTTCATCGACGCCGCCGCCGGTGAGCCGGACTCGAGCGGCATCCAGGTCGGCGCCTACGAGCTGAAGAAGGAGATGAAGGCCTCCGACGCGCTCGAGGTCCTCATCGATCCCGCGAACCTGATCGGCTTCCCGACCGTCACCATCCCCGAGGGCCTGCGCCTCACCGAGATCGTCTCGACCCTCGCCGAGGGCACCGACTTCTCCGAGGCGGCCTTCGACCGGGCCCTGCAGAAGCCCGACAAGATCGGGCTGCCCGACTACGCCGACGGCAACGCCGAGGGCTACCTCTTCCCGGCGACCTACGAGATCAAGCCCGGCATGAAGCCGCTGGCGATCCTCAAGATGATGGTGGCGCGCTGGCAGCAGGCCGCGGACGAGGCCGGTCTGGAGGAGAAGGCGGCCGAGCTCGGCCACACCCCGGGCGAGCTGATGATCATCGCCTCGCTCATCCAGGCGGAGGGGCGCGGCTCGGACATGCCGAAGATCTCGCGGGTCATCTACAACCGTCTCGACGGCCCCGGCGACAAGGGCGGCACCAACGGCACCCTCGGCATCGACGCGGCCATCGCCTACGGCCTGGGCCTGTCGCCCGGCTCCACCGAGCTGACGCCCGAGCAGCTGGCGGAGGACACGCCCTACAACACCCGCATCAACGCCGGGCTGCCGCCGACGCCGATCGAGGCACCCGGTGACGAGGCGATCGCCGCGGCCGCGAACCCGGAGGAGGGCGGCTGGTACTACTACGTCACCGTCGACCTCTCCACGGGTGAGACGAAGTTCTACGAGACCTACGACGGGTTCCTCGAGGGCCGCGACGAGTACAAGGCCTACTGCGAGACGTCGGACCGGTGCTGA
- a CDS encoding shikimate dehydrogenase, with protein sequence MSARRCGVLGDPVAHSLSPVLHRAGYAALGLDWRYDAHRVPAGGLAGFLDGLDPEWRGLSLTMPLKREAMALADRVTDRARLAGAVNTLVLADDGFLSGDNTDLPGAAAAVRERTSLPLASAAVLGGGATATSTGLALADLGARSLRVLVRDPSRAEETVRALRAHPSGPEVTTGALAGDDPLDVDVVVSTVPAVAQTPELVARCAPAPVLFEVLYDPWPTPLAASAGDRVLVGGLDLLVHQAVMQFDLFTGLQAPLEAMREAGERALAGRSPT encoded by the coding sequence GTGAGCGCGCGGCGCTGCGGCGTGCTGGGGGACCCGGTCGCCCACTCGCTGTCCCCGGTCCTGCACCGCGCCGGCTACGCCGCGCTCGGCCTCGACTGGCGCTACGACGCGCACCGGGTGCCGGCCGGCGGGCTGGCCGGGTTCCTCGACGGGCTCGACCCGGAGTGGCGCGGGCTGTCGCTCACGATGCCGCTCAAGCGCGAGGCGATGGCGCTGGCCGATCGGGTGACCGACCGCGCGCGGCTGGCGGGCGCGGTCAACACGCTGGTGCTGGCCGACGACGGATTCCTGAGCGGTGACAACACCGACCTGCCCGGCGCGGCGGCGGCCGTCCGCGAGCGCACGTCGTTGCCGCTGGCGTCGGCGGCGGTGCTCGGTGGCGGCGCGACGGCCACGTCGACGGGGCTCGCCCTGGCCGACCTCGGCGCACGGTCGCTGCGGGTGCTCGTCCGCGACCCGTCCCGGGCGGAGGAGACCGTACGCGCGCTGCGCGCGCACCCGTCGGGGCCCGAGGTGACGACCGGCGCACTCGCCGGCGACGACCCGCTCGACGTGGACGTCGTGGTCTCCACCGTCCCTGCCGTGGCACAGACCCCGGAGCTGGTCGCCAGGTGTGCGCCCGCGCCGGTCCTGTTCGAGGTGCTCTACGACCCCTGGCCCACGCCCCTGGCCGCGTCCGCCGGCGACCGCGTGCTCGTGGGTGGGCTGGACCTGCTGGTCCACCAGGCCGTGATGCAGTTCGATCTGTTCACCGGCCTGCAGGCACCGCTGGAGGCCATGAGGGAGGCGGGCGAGCGCGCGCTCGCCGGACGGAGCCCGACGTGA
- a CDS encoding A24 family peptidase: MNDTVLASLLAALVAALGGLLVPFVLAQLPEPEPPSTPLPEGETPPPPYAELAARPGLGWRCAVVAGVLGGVVGATQGLVWSLVWLAPLVPVAVALAFVDWHTRLLPRRIVVPATLAALAAVLVVGLATDQRDALVRAVVAMVVARSFFWVLWFVHATGLGFGDVRLAALVGLVLGWEGWGAVALGLWSGFVALGVPGVLLALVRRDLTLVRKAYPFGPAMLAGALVGLVWGTALGARVWG, encoded by the coding sequence GTGAACGACACCGTGCTCGCCTCGCTGCTGGCCGCGCTCGTCGCCGCCCTCGGGGGCCTGCTCGTGCCGTTCGTCCTCGCCCAGCTGCCCGAGCCCGAGCCGCCCTCGACACCGCTGCCCGAGGGGGAGACCCCGCCTCCGCCCTACGCCGAGCTGGCCGCCCGTCCCGGCCTGGGCTGGCGCTGCGCGGTGGTGGCCGGCGTGCTGGGCGGGGTGGTCGGCGCCACCCAGGGGCTCGTGTGGTCGCTGGTCTGGCTCGCCCCGCTGGTGCCGGTCGCGGTCGCCCTGGCCTTCGTCGACTGGCACACGCGGCTGCTGCCGCGGCGCATCGTCGTCCCGGCGACGCTCGCGGCGCTCGCCGCCGTGCTGGTCGTCGGCCTCGCCACGGACCAGCGTGACGCCCTGGTGCGGGCGGTGGTGGCGATGGTCGTCGCGCGGTCGTTCTTCTGGGTGCTGTGGTTCGTCCACGCGACCGGCCTCGGCTTCGGCGACGTGCGGCTCGCCGCCCTCGTCGGCCTGGTGCTGGGCTGGGAGGGCTGGGGCGCGGTCGCGCTGGGACTGTGGTCCGGCTTCGTGGCCCTCGGCGTGCCCGGCGTGCTGCTGGCGCTCGTGCGGCGTGACCTGACGCTGGTGCGCAAGGCGTACCCCTTCGGACCGGCGATGCTCGCCGGCGCCCTGGTGGGTCTCGTCTGGGGGACCGCGCTCGGCGCGCGTGTCTGGGGCTGA
- the aroC gene encoding chorismate synthase, whose product MLRWLTAGESHGPSLVAILEGLPAHVRVTTDDLADSLARRRLGYGRGARMKFEQDQVRVLGGVRHGETQGGPVAIEVGNTEWPKWEKVMSADPVDPVELDALARNAALTRPRPGHADLVGMQKYDFDEARPILERASARETAARVALGRVASNFLEQAVGARIVSHVVSLGGVKAPAGVVPGPDDVARLDADEVRCLDPDASAAMVARIDQAHKDGDTLGGVVEVVVHGLPPGLGSHVHWDRRLDARLAGALMGIQAIKGVEVGDGFELADTPGSLAHDEIVSTDEGLRRTSGRSGGTEGGMSTGEALRVRAAMKPIATVPRALRTVDVATGEAAVAHHQRSDVCAVPAAGIVAEAMVALVLADAVVEKFGGDSVAETRRNAESYLDTLRFR is encoded by the coding sequence ATGCTCCGATGGCTCACAGCAGGCGAGTCCCACGGTCCCTCGCTGGTGGCGATCCTCGAGGGGCTGCCCGCCCACGTCCGCGTCACGACCGACGACCTCGCCGACTCGCTGGCCCGCCGCCGCCTCGGCTACGGCCGCGGCGCGCGGATGAAGTTCGAGCAGGACCAGGTGCGGGTGCTCGGCGGCGTGCGCCACGGTGAGACGCAGGGCGGCCCGGTGGCGATCGAGGTCGGCAACACCGAGTGGCCGAAGTGGGAGAAGGTCATGTCGGCCGACCCCGTCGACCCGGTGGAGCTCGACGCGCTCGCCCGCAACGCGGCGCTGACCCGCCCCCGCCCCGGGCACGCTGACCTCGTCGGCATGCAGAAGTACGACTTCGACGAGGCACGCCCGATCCTCGAGCGCGCCTCCGCCCGCGAGACCGCCGCGCGCGTCGCGCTCGGCCGGGTGGCCTCCAACTTCCTCGAGCAGGCCGTCGGCGCGCGGATCGTGTCCCACGTCGTCTCGCTCGGCGGCGTGAAGGCGCCCGCGGGCGTCGTCCCCGGCCCCGACGACGTCGCCCGTCTCGACGCCGACGAGGTGCGCTGCCTCGACCCCGACGCGAGCGCCGCGATGGTGGCGCGCATCGACCAGGCCCACAAGGACGGCGACACCCTCGGCGGCGTCGTGGAGGTGGTCGTCCATGGCCTGCCCCCGGGCCTCGGCTCCCACGTCCACTGGGACCGTCGCCTCGACGCGCGCCTCGCGGGCGCGCTGATGGGGATCCAGGCGATCAAGGGCGTCGAGGTCGGCGACGGCTTCGAGCTCGCCGACACGCCCGGCTCGCTCGCGCACGACGAGATCGTGTCGACCGACGAGGGCCTGCGCCGCACGTCCGGCCGTTCCGGCGGCACCGAGGGCGGCATGTCGACCGGGGAGGCGCTGCGCGTGCGTGCGGCGATGAAGCCGATCGCCACCGTCCCGCGGGCCCTGCGGACCGTCGACGTCGCCACGGGCGAGGCCGCCGTCGCCCACCACCAGCGCTCCGACGTGTGCGCGGTCCCGGCCGCCGGCATCGTGGCCGAGGCGATGGTGGCGCTGGTGCTGGCCGACGCCGTCGTCGAGAAGTTCGGCGGCGACTCGGTCGCCGAGACCCGGCGCAACGCCGAGTCGTACCTCGACACCCTCCGGTTCCGGTGA
- a CDS encoding shikimate kinase, which translates to MAPRVVLVGPMGAGKTTVAGLLGDAWGVPVRDTDADIVATSGREIADIFVESGEEHFRDLEAAAVTAALAEHDGVLALGGGAVLRPETRAALADVTVVFLRVGLSDAVRRVGLGVGRPLLLGNVRARIKALLDERTPVYESVADHVVETDGRTPGEVADEVRELLG; encoded by the coding sequence GTGGCTCCCCGCGTGGTGCTCGTCGGCCCGATGGGGGCCGGCAAGACGACCGTCGCCGGCCTGCTCGGCGACGCCTGGGGCGTGCCGGTCCGCGACACCGACGCCGACATCGTCGCCACGAGCGGTCGCGAGATCGCCGACATCTTCGTGGAGTCCGGGGAGGAGCACTTCCGCGACCTCGAGGCGGCCGCCGTGACTGCGGCGCTGGCCGAGCACGACGGCGTCCTGGCCCTCGGCGGCGGGGCCGTGCTGCGCCCCGAGACGCGCGCGGCGCTCGCCGACGTGACCGTCGTGTTCCTGCGGGTCGGGCTGTCCGACGCCGTGCGCCGCGTCGGCCTCGGCGTCGGGCGGCCGCTGCTGCTCGGCAACGTGCGGGCGCGCATCAAGGCGCTGCTCGACGAGCGCACCCCGGTCTACGAGTCGGTGGCCGACCACGTCGTCGAGACCGACGGCCGTACGCCCGGCGAGGTCGCCGACGAGGTCCGCGAGCTGCTCGGATGA
- the aroB gene encoding 3-dehydroquinate synthase, whose amino-acid sequence MSPTDTVIHVGGASPYDVVVGHGLADRLPGMLGESVQRVAVLYAGTLGALADPVVDALVEHYDVLALGLPDGERAKTAPVAADCWEALGEAGFTRSDAVVTIGGGATTDLGGFVAASWLRGVRVVHVPTTLLAMVDAAVGGKTGINTGAGKNLVGAFHEPAGVLCDLALLESLPRAELVAGLGEVVKCGFVADPAILELVERTDPAALTWDSPELRELVERAIRVKVDVVVDDLKETGGSGGHPGREVLNYGHTLAHAIERTSDYAVRHGEAVAIGCVFVAELAARAGSLEPAVVERHRAVLSRVGLPVAYDVASFDDLHAAMRVDKKARGSQLRFVVLDDLAVPRILAGPGEDDLRAAYAALSSAG is encoded by the coding sequence ATGAGCCCCACCGACACCGTCATCCACGTCGGCGGCGCCTCGCCCTACGACGTCGTGGTCGGCCACGGCCTCGCCGACCGGCTGCCCGGGATGCTGGGGGAGTCGGTCCAGCGCGTCGCCGTGCTCTACGCCGGCACCCTGGGGGCGCTCGCCGACCCGGTCGTCGACGCACTGGTCGAGCACTACGACGTGCTGGCGCTGGGACTGCCCGACGGCGAGCGGGCCAAGACCGCACCGGTGGCCGCGGACTGCTGGGAGGCGCTCGGCGAGGCCGGCTTCACCCGGTCGGACGCCGTCGTCACCATCGGCGGGGGAGCGACCACCGACCTCGGCGGGTTCGTGGCTGCGAGCTGGCTGCGCGGCGTACGCGTCGTGCACGTGCCGACCACGCTCCTCGCGATGGTCGACGCAGCCGTGGGCGGCAAGACCGGCATCAACACCGGCGCCGGCAAGAACCTCGTCGGTGCGTTCCACGAGCCCGCGGGCGTGCTGTGCGACCTCGCGCTCCTGGAGTCGCTCCCGCGTGCGGAGCTCGTCGCCGGGCTCGGCGAGGTGGTCAAGTGCGGCTTCGTCGCCGACCCCGCGATCCTCGAGCTCGTCGAGCGCACCGATCCCGCCGCCCTCACGTGGGACTCGCCCGAGCTGCGCGAGCTGGTCGAGCGCGCGATCCGGGTCAAGGTCGACGTGGTCGTCGACGACCTCAAGGAGACCGGCGGGTCCGGTGGCCACCCGGGCCGCGAGGTCCTCAACTACGGCCACACCCTCGCCCACGCGATCGAGCGCACCAGCGACTACGCGGTGCGCCACGGCGAGGCCGTCGCGATCGGATGCGTCTTCGTCGCCGAGCTCGCGGCACGCGCCGGCTCGCTCGAGCCTGCCGTCGTCGAGCGGCACCGCGCGGTGCTGTCCCGGGTGGGGCTGCCCGTCGCGTACGACGTCGCCTCCTTCGACGACCTCCATGCGGCGATGAGGGTCGACAAGAAGGCCCGCGGCTCGCAGCTGCGCTTCGTCGTCCTCGACGACCTCGCGGTCCCGCGGATCCTGGCCGGCCCCGGCGAGGACGACCTGCGTGCGGCCTACGCGGCGCTATCGTCCGCCGGGTGA
- a CDS encoding DUF402 domain-containing protein: MTEASGDETAVSESGGTMQRLTGAAAPREVDLAVLDDLRRAEGDGPWRPAGTRPFLPAGEVVQWRYGRRCDPMRVVRDDERGLVAWLASDTEVLSSAPDDGLALRDRPLAERFLGVRVPTLGRWQGSGILRIAPTGRPWSVWVFREDDGSLAGHYVNLELTHRRRGEETNTRDLVLDLWLDADDRLWLKDADELGAAVDSGVLGVAQAEEIHAIAEWARAEVVEGGSWVLDEEWTTWRPPSDWIAPSLPDSDDVRAARSRTLPS, translated from the coding sequence GTGACTGAGGCTTCGGGGGACGAGACGGCCGTCAGCGAGTCCGGCGGCACCATGCAGCGGCTGACCGGTGCGGCGGCCCCGCGCGAGGTCGACCTGGCGGTGCTGGACGACCTGCGCCGGGCCGAGGGGGACGGACCGTGGCGCCCGGCCGGCACGAGACCGTTCCTTCCCGCGGGCGAGGTCGTCCAATGGCGCTACGGCCGACGCTGCGACCCGATGCGCGTGGTCCGCGACGACGAGCGCGGCCTGGTGGCGTGGCTGGCGAGCGACACCGAGGTGTTGTCGTCGGCGCCGGACGACGGGCTCGCGCTGCGTGACCGGCCCCTGGCGGAGCGGTTCCTCGGCGTGCGGGTCCCGACGCTGGGGCGGTGGCAGGGCAGCGGCATCCTCCGCATCGCGCCTACTGGGCGCCCATGGTCGGTCTGGGTCTTCCGAGAGGACGACGGCTCGCTGGCGGGTCACTACGTCAACCTCGAGCTGACCCACCGCCGACGCGGTGAGGAGACCAACACCCGGGACCTGGTCCTCGACCTCTGGCTCGACGCCGACGACCGGCTCTGGCTCAAGGACGCCGACGAGCTGGGAGCCGCGGTGGACAGCGGAGTGCTCGGCGTCGCTCAGGCCGAGGAGATCCACGCGATCGCGGAGTGGGCGCGGGCCGAGGTCGTCGAGGGCGGCTCGTGGGTGCTCGACGAGGAGTGGACGACCTGGCGGCCGCCGTCCGACTGGATCGCCCCGTCCCTCCCGGACAGCGACGACGTGCGCGCCGCGCGGAGCCGTACGCTCCCCTCATGA
- a CDS encoding type II 3-dehydroquinate dehydratase, producing MTDRTRVLVLNGPNLGRLGRRQPEIYGSTTHAELAHQCVEWGRELGLHVEVRQTNHEGDLLDWLNAAADDVVPVVLNAGAWTHYSLALWDACAQLTAPLVEVHISDPKQRAEEFRHTSVVEPHAALTIAGQGIDGYRQALVHLAPR from the coding sequence ATGACCGACCGCACCCGGGTCCTCGTCCTAAACGGCCCCAACCTCGGCCGGCTCGGCCGCCGGCAGCCGGAGATCTACGGCTCCACGACCCACGCCGAGCTCGCGCACCAGTGCGTGGAGTGGGGACGCGAGCTCGGGCTCCACGTCGAGGTGCGCCAGACCAACCACGAGGGCGACCTGCTCGACTGGCTCAACGCCGCCGCCGACGACGTCGTCCCGGTCGTGCTCAACGCCGGCGCGTGGACCCACTACTCGCTCGCCCTCTGGGACGCCTGCGCCCAGCTGACCGCGCCGCTGGTCGAGGTGCACATCTCCGACCCGAAGCAGCGCGCCGAGGAGTTCCGCCACACCTCCGTCGTCGAGCCCCACGCCGCGCTGACCATCGCCGGTCAGGGGATCGACGGCTACCGCCAGGCGCTGGTGCACCTCGCTCCCCGCTGA